In Gracilinanus agilis isolate LMUSP501 chromosome 1, AgileGrace, whole genome shotgun sequence, the sequence CTCATGATGTTGCGTTGGAAGAATTAGGATCACGGTCAGAAGTCGCGAAATGAATACGTCACACCGGAGCGCGGCGGAAGCGCCCGCAGCGATTTATCCAAGCAAGACTGAGTACTTCTTTTCGAAAAAGATAGAAACTACGAAATTGACAATTCCACTCGGGGGCCGCTTCCTGCCGCCCGGCTAGTAGGCCGCCTGCGCAACTTACTACCTACAGCGTTTGGCTCCGCCCCGATTGAGCCAAAACTACGGTGGCCTGGAAGGGGACGAGCCGGTGCGAGAAAGAGGCCGCGGTAGGGGTGGGGAAAAGGCGGGAGCTGTGGGAGCAGGACAGGGGGCGGAGTAAGATGGCGCGGGAACGCGAGATGCAGGACTTCATCCGGAGCCTCTTCCGGGGTCGCCCCGacctgaggtgagaggggagaagggacagggggaagagaagggagacgAGAGAGGGTTCCGGACCCCCAGTAGCAGGGCTTCCGGAGGGACCCTCCCCCTCCTTGCCCGGGTGGGCCGCGCCCGGCCGCGCCCCGCTCGGGCGCCCTATGGGGAGGGGCGCCCCGGCCCGCCCCTGCGCCTTCCCCTTGACTCGGTGTCCCGCCTCCCAGCGTGCTGACCCACTCCATCGTGAGGCAGAAGTACCTGGCCCATGTGGGCCTGGACCACCTGGAGCCCGAGGACAAGAGGAAGCTGAAGAGGCTGGTGGAGGAGGAGCTGCTGAAGATGCAGGTGGAGGTGGGCCTGGCTCTCGCTGCgatgtggggaggggaagcaCCTAGTGCTCTTCCACtaacttcccccctccccaattctggcagggggaggaggaggaggaggaggaggaaggagaagaggaagaggaggaagaagaggaggagctgCTGCCTGGGGACCAGGACCGAGGCAAGCGACCCCTCAGCCCAAACAGCACCTCCAGAACATCCCaagtgaagaagaggaggaagccgTGCATCAACTCAGAGACAGGTCAGCCCCACCAACAAGCTGCAGGAGGGCCCCAAGGGGCTGCCCACTTCTTGCTGGTGGACCTAAGGTAGCACCAGGGGATGTTGTCCTTGGCACAACAAGGACTTGAACCAGGTTCCTGGGTGTTTTCCATCATCCCATCCTCGTCCCCTCCTGTTGTCATTTTCCCTTTGGCCACCTCCTTCCATTTAAACCTATCCTGGGATGGAAGATCCAACTCCCTATGTTGGGGAAGGAGACTTAAAGAAGAGTCGGGGAAAGGTCTGGGGAGGGGCTAGAGTAAGGACAGTCCAAGAAAGTTTTCATCTGCTTATCTCGCTTCCTTATATATTCCAGAACACAGCTCAGATGACTCAGGCCTTGATCCCCAGCCCATGAGACCTCTGAGCTGCCCAAGGTCCCTGGCAGGGAATGGCATAACAAGGCAGGATTGCAGCTCAGTTGAGGAGGGCATGATGGAGACTGAGAAGGTTCTAAGACCACCCAGGAAAATAACAGCTAAGGAGAATGAGGACtctgaagaagaggaggaagaagaggagtttAGGGCCTTTGTAAGAAAGAAGGGAGTAAAGGAAGTGTTGGAGGAAGAGAGTGAAAGCAGAAGTGAGGAAGAAACATGTCACAAACAGAAGGGTAGGGTTGGAAAGAGGGAAGCAACCAAGTCAGGTAAGGAGGAGCCAAAAATAAATCCTAGAGTGAAGGCAGTAAGGAAAGTTGCACAGGTGTCTGAGAGTGATCAGACTGACAGTGAAGGGAGGAACAGATTTATACCTCAGAAGAAGGGACCAAAAAACCCAGAAGAAATGAAGGATTATTCTTCCAGGAAAAGGGTGGTGGGAAAGCTAATGAAAGAGGAAAGCAGCGAAGATGAGGAGCAAAAAGACTTGCTGAGGAAGAGGGAAACAAAACAGATCACTGAAGAGACCATTAGACTCAAAGGAAGTTCTGGGAAGAAGGGAATGAGAAAACTGGTGAAAGACAATAGCATGAGTAGtgatgaggagaaagaagaaagcaatagTTATTGCAGAGACCAGAAATCAAGGGGAGGGAATCGAGGAGGGAGGCGAACAAAAACCACAAAGGACTGGGGGACCccaaggagagggaagaggtcagaAAAACAGAGTGAGAGCAGTGGGGAAGAAGAGAGTGACAGTAAGGGAAAAGAAGATTCTGGTAAGACtagggaagaagagagtgagaatagcagtgaggcagagaaggaaatgaaaaaagttCCCAGTGAGGACAGTGAGGAGGAAAGTAGAACAGATGACAGTAACAAGAGTAGCTCCAGGAAGAAGGGAACTAAAAACACTGAGGATGAGTCTGAAGCaagtgaagaggaggaagagaagactgGAAGGATCAAGAAGAAGGTCCAAAACACTGAGGATGAATCTGAAGCAAGTGAAGAAGAGAGGACAGGAAGGACCAAGAAGAAGGAGGCCAAAAGGGGCCGTGTACGACCTTCTTCTACTTCCTCACAGGATAGTAGCCCAGAACCCAAATCGGGGAAGGTGAGACATGGGGTGTGGGAATGCTGGGGGCAGGGATaagaggtaggaagaaaagatttgctttaaaaattatgtactggcacctttttgtttttatgtctgcTTTTATTCCAAATATATCCTATTCCTCTCcacaaatactttaaaaaaaaaacaaaaaaactcttaccttccatcttagaatcaatactgcaaattggtttcaaggcagaagaatggtaagggatagacaattgggggttaattgacttatccAGGGCTATACTGCAAGAATAcatccaaggccacatttgaacccaggatctcctttctctgagcctggctttcaatctaatgagctacctagctgccccctgctctcatcctttataacaaaaaatagaaaagggggGAGGACACTTCAGCAAAACTAACACAACACATCAGTGGTCTAATAATATGTGCAATGTTTCATATCCATAGCCCCttctgcaaagaaaggaagaaggtgtGTTTTCTTCTCTATGCTTCTGAGATAAACttgattatataattatttagccttcagtttcctccttgttTTCTcctacattgttgtagtcattttttttttctggtttcacttcactttacatcaattcatataaatatgtactttttctttttccttcatattctttcATTATGGCAGGGTATTATCCTATTACATTTTATGCCATATTTTCCCCAGTCCATGGAATACCTactttttgtttccagttttttgctactttAAAATGTGCTGCTAGAAATATTGTAGCATAAGTGGGACCTCATTTTTAACCTTCTTAGGGTGTGTGCTAAACAGTGGAATGGATGTTTTAATCATTTTTAGTGTAATTATAAATTGGTTTTttgaatggttagatcaatttacATCTCCACCAACAGTAAATATCCAATGTCTTTTAACCACTTCTTCAACACAAATTATTCCTATTGCCAATTTGCTGGGTGTAAGGTGAAACCATATCATTTTGATTCAGATTCCTCATTGGTGATTTGAAGCAATCTCTTGTACAGAAAATGTTAGGTTCTAACAGAAAAAGTGTAAATGAATTCTTCTTCAGGGTCATAGTCAACTATGAGTCAAGGATGAAGTCTGAGGGTTTGTTTTTTCCTATCCAAAAGCCAACCTGGCTGTAGTCCTTGGTGATCCTTCTCTCACCTCCAGCCTCCCTCTTCCAGGGCTCTCGAAAAGGAGAAGACCACCCTGCCGTTGTTCGGCTAAAACGCTACATCCGAGCCTGTGGTGCCCATAGAAATTACAAGAGGCTGCTGGGTTCCTGCCGCTCTCATCAGGAACGACTCAGAGTTCTCAAGGCAGAACTGCAAGATTTGGGCTTAGAGGGTGAGGTGAAGACAACTGGGGAGGGAAACAAAGAAGGAGGGCAAGCCCTGGAAGTGTCCAGTAGGTTAGAAACTTCTTGAAAACTgtagttggattttttttttttgactttttttttttttttttttggtatctcctccagtgcttggcatagtgccttTCGTGTAGCAGGtagaaaatttttattgatgtcctGGGTGATTAGACTGACAATGATAGGTCAAGGGTGCCTAGAAAGAAGGGACCAAGGAAAGTCCTTCTTAAAGAAGTAAAAGAGGAGCTGGTGATTAAAGAGAGCATTGAGAAAGACAAGGCAAAGACTCAAGAAacaggaaatgaggaagagggtATTGGCCCAAGCTGCTTCCTTCTTCCTGGAGCCCTCTTCTGGTTTCCTTTTAAAGGCTG encodes:
- the HIRIP3 gene encoding HIRA-interacting protein 3, whose translation is MAREREMQDFIRSLFRGRPDLSVLTHSIVRQKYLAHVGLDHLEPEDKRKLKRLVEEELLKMQVEGEEEEEEEEGEEEEEEEEEELLPGDQDRGKRPLSPNSTSRTSQVKKRRKPCINSETEHSSDDSGLDPQPMRPLSCPRSLAGNGITRQDCSSVEEGMMETEKVLRPPRKITAKENEDSEEEEEEEEFRAFVRKKGVKEVLEEESESRSEEETCHKQKGRVGKREATKSGKEEPKINPRVKAVRKVAQVSESDQTDSEGRNRFIPQKKGPKNPEEMKDYSSRKRVVGKLMKEESSEDEEQKDLLRKRETKQITEETIRLKGSSGKKGMRKLVKDNSMSSDEEKEESNSYCRDQKSRGGNRGGRRTKTTKDWGTPRRGKRSEKQSESSGEEESDSKGKEDSGKTREEESENSSEAEKEMKKVPSEDSEEESRTDDSNKSSSRKKGTKNTEDESEASEEEEEKTGRIKKKVQNTEDESEASEEERTGRTKKKEAKRGRVRPSSTSSQDSSPEPKSGKGSRKGEDHPAVVRLKRYIRACGAHRNYKRLLGSCRSHQERLRVLKAELQDLGLEGNPSLEKCRAVKERREEAAEMASLDVSNIISSSGRSRRRNAWNPRGEVGLPQEELYHRRALDSDGDEPRAHPPPTDWSNLRGIISSDGESD